The Solanum dulcamara chromosome 6, daSolDulc1.2, whole genome shotgun sequence genome contains the following window.
CTTGTAAAATTGTTCTGTCGTCTCAATAGgacttaaaaaaagaaaaaaacaggTCTCAAATCCCTAACAGAACTTAATTCAAAGAAACGACAAGGGGGGTTGAGAAAAGTTTCACTCAGATTACTTTAGAACATTTCTCCTAAATTGGTCTGACTGCCCTAGAATTCGAGGAGCTCAACCAGAACATAGACGACTGGAAGTGCATAGAAGGTGATGGACCAGATAAGCTGTGATTGGTCACTTACTCCCACTCATTTTTCGTGGTTCTGTAGTCTTCAGTAAAGAATGATTAGGTTATAACTAAGAATTCTCTTACTTGATTATTATCTCACTTCATCGGATATCATTTTCTGTAGTTTTTTATCGTTGATAGTTTGTAGCGCTCCCTAACAGTTAGTAattaatgagaaaaataaaaaacaaagtaGAGTCTGTATCTTACCATATTTGTAAATATTGGAAAAACTTATGTTGGTATTTCTTACAGATTATCATGCCAAGATTAGGTTGGAGGTGGTTATTGGCTTTATCGTCTATACCATCATTTGCAGCACTTCTCTTGTACATTTTTACAGTAGAGTCTCCTAGATATCTATGTGCCGAAGGTAGAATAAGTGATGCACATGATATTTTGAGGAAAATAGCTGTTGTCAATCAGACAAAACTTCCCCCTGGAGTGCTTGTTTCTGATCAAGTGATGGAGCTGGATGAGGAAGAGGAATTGCTTGGGCCAAGAGCAAACAAAATCTTCAATTTTAAGACAGGATTGTCTTCATCCCTGATGCTACTATCCCCAAATTTACTACGAATTACCCTCCTCATGTGGATGGTTTATTTTGGAAATTCGTTCGCCTATTATGGCATTATATTGCTGACATCACAGTTTAGCACTGGGGAAAATAGATGCTTCTCAGTTGCTTTGCATGTGAAAAATGATACAAGCCTCTATACAGACGTGTTCATCACTAGCCTTGCTGGTACTTTTACTTTCATTTTCTTGTGCAAATTGCGATTCAATTATTTCTTCTCAGCTCCCATTGACTTAATTACAATTTGTAAATCTAAGTTTTTCTTTGTCTTTCAGAGCTCCCTGGGCTTCTTATTTCAGCTGTAGTGGTGGAGAAAGTTGGTCGGAAAGTTTCAATGGCACTGATGTATGTCTTGGGGTCCCTATTCCTTTTTCCGCTTGTTGTACCTCAGAATGAGGCCTTAACAACAGCATTGCTATTTGGAGCTCGTATCTGGTTCATAGGGACCTTCACCCTTGCTGGCGTCTATTGTCCAGAGGTGTCACTCCTTACCTTCTTGAAgcacttctttcttctttcattcTTAGCTTCATCGCACTGACTTGTTCAATTTCTTGACATGGCAActtattttggtcctttccaGTCAAAACTTGATAGATATTCCTTGTCTTTCATGTATTCAATTGAACAGAGAATTTTGACTTCTACCTTTCACAtattaaaaagttgactttgtaAGATTTCTTTCTCCACTGAAACTTTTTATTTGTTTGACATGGCAAACAACATTTATGTTCATTATTGGGCATCTTAAACTGTTAACTGCATGTATCTTCTTTATGTCTCCATTCCCCTCtccctccccctccccccctcTCTCTTTTGCGCATCGTCTTGTTTTATATGGGTGCATAGCCTTGCAAAccaaattaatttttggacatTAGGGCTGGCTTCCTTATTTATGTAGCCGTTGCATGTATTTTTACAGATATTTGATTGAATTAGCATAGAGTTCTAAAGAGACAACTGAATATGGTTTGCTAAAGCTGATCAGTTTTAGCAATCTTGTCACAATTTAAGAACCATTCACCTTTTCATATATAAACTATCAATATCATAGTGGATCTTCTTCTGGTAAATACATTGAGTTTTCAGGTTTGTAATGAGGAATAAAATGTAGATTAGTCCAATTTCCAAGCACTTTTAGCTTTGAGGTTCTCTTGTCCTGTTCTACCTGTTCTTCTTTGGTGGCTGAGATACATTTGATAGGGTGAGAGGATCAAGTTACTCCTTCCATAGCCTTGTTTGGAGTGTCAGTATAAAGATGTTAAACATCTAATTTTGGCATTTTAGCATAACAAAGTAGATTCTTGTCTAAAATAGTAGATTGGAACAAATTGACCCTTGGGACAAAAATACAGCTGGGAGAATTTTATATTGGGAGGCTAAAGTTGTCATTTTGACATCTTTTCTGCAGATTTATCCAACTTCAGTGAGATCAACTGGTTGTGGAGTTGCAAGTGCTGTGGGGAGAATTGCAGGGATGGTATCTCCTATAGTTGCAGTGCAATTGGTTAGAGGTTGCCACCAGATGGCTGCAATCATTTTATTTGAAGTGGTTATAATTTTATCAGCAATTAATGTTCTGCTCTTTCCAGTTGAGACAAAGGGGCGTGAACTTGTTGATCATGTCTCTTTGTAGGAAACTGTACACCAATTAGTAGTAGTTATGTTAATGTGCTCTCCACATTGGAGAGAAATCTATTGAAGATGCAGCTCTCTAAGTCATGTTGGTACAGCATGCATGTTAGAACTACAGTGTAAAGGTAATTTCAACTTTAACGTGGCAAATTCCGTTAATCATGTAAGATCTTAtattattgatatatatataagctaAAACTGTTAGTAATATTAATTGCCAAAACAAATCTCCATCCAAGGAAAGCTTACCATTATTTATCGTAGACTAAATAACTTTGAACCTTCCATCTCTTCATCAGTGGAAactgaaaaattaattaaatgaaaTGACCTTGATCTTAGCAAGATAAATTCTAGATTAGCTATGGCT
Protein-coding sequences here:
- the LOC129892533 gene encoding organic cation/carnitine transporter 7-like, whose amino-acid sequence is MAYTLDEALTALGFGKFQYLVLGYAGLGSMVDAVEVMILSFIGPAVKSQWGLSSTQETLITTVVFAGMLIGAYFWGILADNYGRRKCLLIVAIVTTLCAFLSSFSPNYISLLILRMLVGTGLGGGPVYGSWFLEFVPSQNRGIWMVIYSTFWTIGTILEALLAMIIMPRLGWRWLLALSSIPSFAALLLYIFTVESPRYLCAEGRISDAHDILRKIAVVNQTKLPPGVLVSDQVMELDEEEELLGPRANKIFNFKTGLSSSLMLLSPNLLRITLLMWMVYFGNSFAYYGIILLTSQFSTGENRCFSVALHVKNDTSLYTDVFITSLAELPGLLISAVVVEKVGRKVSMALMYVLGSLFLFPLVVPQNEALTTALLFGARIWFIGTFTLAGVYCPEIYPTSVRSTGCGVASAVGRIAGMVSPIVAVQLVRGCHQMAAIILFEVVIILSAINVLLFPVETKGRELVDHVSL